A genomic stretch from Caldisalinibacter kiritimatiensis includes:
- the atpG gene encoding ATP synthase F1 subunit gamma encodes MPQSMRDIKRRIRSVSSTKQITKAMELVSSAKLKKARRKLEKTRPYYNTVLRSIQEILASTGGIKHPFLEKREVKRRAYIVITADRGLAGGYNSNIVKLTQSKIEDKDKDYIIAVGYKGKDFFQKRGYNIAGEFLNISENPRFSHAQKIGDLAMKLYKEEKVDEVNLVYTHFKSTISHEPKVMKLLPAENIRDDEKNEKAALIQYEPSPEEVLDYLIPKYIDSVVYGAMIEASASEQASRRMAMESATDNAEDMIDELKLSYNRARQASITQEISEIVGGAEALK; translated from the coding sequence ATGCCACAAAGTATGCGTGATATAAAGAGAAGAATTCGTAGTGTAAGTAGTACAAAGCAGATAACTAAAGCTATGGAGCTTGTATCATCAGCTAAATTAAAGAAAGCTAGAAGAAAATTAGAAAAGACTAGACCGTATTATAATACGGTACTTAGGAGCATACAGGAGATACTTGCTTCCACGGGTGGAATAAAACATCCATTCTTAGAAAAAAGAGAAGTAAAGAGAAGAGCTTATATTGTAATAACTGCAGATAGAGGATTAGCTGGAGGGTACAACAGTAATATAGTAAAACTTACACAAAGTAAAATAGAAGATAAAGACAAAGATTATATTATAGCTGTAGGATATAAGGGTAAAGATTTCTTTCAAAAGAGAGGATATAACATAGCTGGTGAGTTTTTAAATATATCGGAAAATCCTAGATTTAGCCATGCTCAAAAAATCGGTGATTTGGCAATGAAATTATATAAAGAAGAGAAAGTAGATGAAGTAAATTTAGTGTATACTCACTTTAAAAGCACAATATCCCATGAACCAAAAGTGATGAAATTATTACCGGCTGAAAATATAAGAGACGATGAGAAGAACGAAAAAGCAGCTCTTATTCAGTATGAACCATCACCTGAAGAAGTGCTTGATTATTTGATACCTAAATATATTGATAGTGTTGTTTATGGTGCAATGATAGAAGCTTCTGCAAGTGAGCAGGCATCTAGAAGAATGGCAATGGAATCAGCTACGGATAATGCTGAAGATATGATAGATGAGCTTAAATTAAGCTATAATAGAGCACGTCAGGCATCTATTACGCAAGAGATTTCAGAAATAGTAGGTGGAGCGGAAGCGCTTAAATAA
- the atpA gene encoding F0F1 ATP synthase subunit alpha yields the protein MNLRPEEISAVIKEQIKRYEKKLDVQDVGTVIQVGDGIARVHGLENCMAGELIEFPGGIYGMALNLEEDNVGCVLLGPDDNIKEGDTVKRTERIVEVPVGDALIGRVVNALGQPIDGKGPINTDKYRPVESKATGVITRKSVSVPLQTGIKAIDSMIPIGRGQRELIIGDRQTGKTAIAIDTILNQKDEDVICIYVAIGQKKSTVAKIVETLEKNGAMDYSIVVSATASELAPLQYIAPYAGAAMGEEFMFNGKDVLIIYDDLSKHAVAYRAMSLLLRRPPGREAYPGDVFYLHSRLLERAARLDEKYGGGSMTALPIIETLAGDISAYIPTNVISITDGQIFLESELFFSGQRPAVNAGLSVSRVGGSAQIKAMKKVAGKLKLELAQYRELAAFAQFGSELDKETQERLAQGERIMEILKQPQYKPVAVEHQVMTIYAVINKYLSDIPVDRIKEFEEQFLNFMDSNYPEVGNAIKETGDLSEETEEKLKQAIEEFKKSFA from the coding sequence ATGAATCTCAGACCTGAAGAGATTAGTGCTGTAATAAAAGAGCAAATCAAGAGATATGAAAAGAAACTTGATGTTCAAGACGTAGGTACCGTTATTCAGGTAGGAGACGGTATTGCGAGGGTTCATGGATTAGAAAATTGTATGGCTGGTGAGCTTATAGAGTTTCCAGGTGGAATTTATGGTATGGCTCTAAACCTAGAAGAAGATAATGTAGGTTGCGTTCTTCTAGGACCAGACGACAATATAAAAGAGGGAGACACAGTTAAAAGAACAGAAAGGATAGTTGAGGTACCTGTAGGAGATGCATTAATAGGAAGAGTAGTAAATGCATTAGGTCAGCCAATAGATGGAAAAGGACCAATAAATACAGACAAATATAGACCAGTAGAATCAAAGGCTACAGGTGTAATTACAAGAAAGTCAGTTTCTGTTCCATTGCAAACAGGTATCAAAGCTATAGACTCAATGATTCCTATAGGAAGAGGACAAAGGGAGTTAATCATAGGGGACAGACAGACAGGTAAGACAGCAATTGCAATAGATACTATACTTAATCAAAAAGACGAAGACGTTATTTGTATATATGTAGCTATAGGACAGAAGAAATCAACTGTAGCTAAGATAGTTGAAACGTTAGAGAAAAACGGAGCTATGGATTATAGTATCGTAGTATCAGCAACAGCAAGTGAGCTTGCTCCATTACAATATATTGCGCCGTATGCTGGAGCAGCAATGGGCGAAGAGTTTATGTTTAACGGTAAAGATGTACTTATAATCTATGATGACTTATCTAAGCACGCAGTTGCTTATCGTGCAATGTCACTATTATTAAGACGTCCACCAGGACGTGAAGCTTATCCAGGTGATGTATTCTATCTACATTCAAGACTATTAGAGCGTGCTGCTAGACTTGATGAAAAATACGGTGGAGGTTCAATGACTGCATTACCAATCATTGAAACCTTAGCAGGTGATATTTCTGCATATATTCCAACAAACGTAATTTCTATAACTGATGGACAAATTTTCTTAGAATCAGAACTATTTTTCTCAGGACAAAGACCTGCTGTAAATGCAGGATTATCGGTATCTCGTGTTGGTGGTTCTGCACAAATTAAAGCTATGAAAAAAGTTGCTGGTAAGCTTAAATTAGAGCTAGCGCAATATAGAGAATTAGCGGCCTTTGCACAGTTTGGTTCTGAGCTTGATAAAGAAACTCAGGAAAGACTTGCTCAAGGTGAAAGAATTATGGAAATATTAAAGCAGCCTCAATATAAGCCAGTAGCTGTAGAGCACCAAGTTATGACAATTTATGCTGTTATCAATAAATATTTATCGGATATTCCAGTAGACAGAATAAAAGAGTTTGAAGAGCAGTTCCTAAACTTCATGGATTCAAATTATCCAGAAGTAGGAAATGCTATAAAGGAAACAGGTGATTTATCAGAAGAAACTGAAGAGAAATTAAAGCAAGCTATAGAAGAATTCAAAAAGAGTTTTGCATAA
- a CDS encoding F0F1 ATP synthase subunit delta, with amino-acid sequence MAKLVGKRYAEALFEVALEYDKLEEYKQEIIEVSKVFESEPKLKTIFEHPKLTKNEKKDIINSLFKGKISQEILNLLYIVVDKGRERYLSYIKDEYVALSNEKLGIIEAKAVTAVPMTEEEKSKLQDNLSNKFGKRVILENIVNEEIIGGVLVKIEDKVIDNSIKGQLDNIEKELKNVKVEKIGVKS; translated from the coding sequence ATGGCAAAATTAGTAGGCAAAAGATATGCTGAGGCTTTATTTGAAGTAGCTTTAGAGTACGATAAATTAGAGGAATATAAACAGGAGATTATTGAAGTATCAAAGGTTTTTGAGAGTGAGCCTAAATTAAAAACGATATTTGAGCACCCAAAGCTAACTAAGAATGAAAAGAAAGATATAATAAATTCTTTATTTAAAGGTAAGATATCTCAAGAAATATTAAATCTATTATATATAGTTGTAGACAAAGGTAGAGAAAGATATTTAAGCTACATAAAAGATGAATATGTGGCTCTTTCAAATGAAAAATTAGGTATTATAGAGGCTAAGGCAGTTACTGCTGTACCTATGACAGAAGAAGAAAAATCTAAATTACAAGATAATCTGTCAAACAAGTTTGGTAAAAGAGTTATTTTAGAGAATATTGTTAATGAGGAAATAATAGGTGGTGTCCTTGTAAAAATAGAAGACAAGGTTATTGATAATAGTATCAAAGGACAATTAGATAACATTGAAAAAGAACTTAAAAACGTAAAAGTAGAAAAGATAGGGGTGAAGAGCTAA
- a CDS encoding F0F1 ATP synthase subunit B — MPIEVRVIPDLLSVGLQWAATLVLFIVLRHFLFEPVSKFLNERRERIEGDLTEAKKEKEEAVKLKEEYQLKIEEAKQEAQSIIETGKKRAGEVREEIIADAKKEAENIVERANREIVRQREKAMEELKSEVVTIAMMAASKVVDKDLDEKSHREMINKFIDEVGESKWQN, encoded by the coding sequence GTGCCCATAGAAGTAAGGGTAATACCAGATTTATTAAGTGTAGGATTACAATGGGCAGCTACATTAGTCCTATTTATAGTACTTAGACATTTCTTGTTTGAACCTGTGTCAAAATTCTTAAACGAGAGAAGAGAAAGAATAGAAGGAGACTTAACAGAAGCTAAAAAGGAAAAAGAAGAAGCTGTTAAGCTAAAAGAAGAATATCAGCTTAAAATAGAAGAAGCAAAACAAGAAGCTCAATCAATAATTGAAACAGGAAAGAAAAGAGCAGGAGAAGTAAGAGAAGAAATAATAGCTGATGCTAAAAAAGAAGCAGAAAATATTGTAGAAAGAGCTAATAGAGAGATAGTAAGACAACGTGAAAAAGCTATGGAAGAGCTTAAATCAGAGGTAGTAACTATAGCTATGATGGCTGCTTCAAAGGTAGTAGATAAAGACTTAGATGAAAAATCCCACAGAGAAATGATTAATAAGTTTATAGATGAGGTAGGGGAAAGCAAATGGCAAAATTAG
- the atpE gene encoding ATP synthase F0 subunit C, giving the protein MLQGLDPKAFILGCSAIGAGLAAIAGIGPGIGQGYAAGKAAEAVGRQPEAQGDVIRTMILGQAVAETTGIYGLVIAIILLFVRPLLEAL; this is encoded by the coding sequence ATGTTACAAGGATTAGATCCAAAAGCTTTTATACTAGGATGTTCAGCAATAGGTGCAGGTCTTGCTGCAATAGCAGGTATAGGACCTGGTATAGGACAGGGATACGCTGCAGGTAAAGCAGCAGAGGCGGTTGGAAGACAACCAGAAGCACAAGGTGATGTAATTAGAACAATGATCCTTGGTCAGGCAGTTGCAGAGACAACAGGTATTTATGGTTTAGTTATTGCTATAATTCTATTATTCGTAAGACCATTACTTGAAGCACTTTAA
- the atpB gene encoding F0F1 ATP synthase subunit A: MEITLQLFGNEYVIAETIVNTWIIVILLSIFAIYVNRKIKKARVNEKPSKFLNFIELLVEGVESLVETTMGRDKLGFAPYIGTLALYLVVANLFGLIGLKPPTSDYNVTFALAIITFVLTQYYGLKSKGLGGYIKGFFEPFWPLFPLNVIGELANPVSLSFRLFGNILSGVIIMFLLYQALGAFSIIVAPVFHAYFDVFAGVIQTFIFIMLTMVFISMAMED, encoded by the coding sequence GTGGAAATTACACTACAGCTATTTGGAAATGAATATGTAATAGCTGAAACAATAGTGAACACATGGATTATTGTAATTCTGTTAAGTATATTTGCTATATATGTTAACAGAAAAATTAAAAAAGCAAGAGTTAATGAAAAACCCTCAAAGTTTCTTAATTTTATAGAGCTATTAGTTGAGGGTGTAGAGTCCTTGGTTGAAACAACTATGGGACGAGATAAGTTGGGGTTTGCTCCATATATAGGTACTTTAGCTTTATACCTAGTAGTAGCAAACTTATTTGGATTGATTGGATTAAAACCTCCAACCTCTGATTACAATGTTACCTTTGCATTAGCAATAATTACTTTTGTTTTAACTCAGTATTATGGATTGAAATCTAAAGGTCTTGGAGGGTATATAAAAGGCTTTTTTGAACCTTTCTGGCCACTTTTCCCACTTAATGTTATAGGGGAGCTTGCGAACCCAGTTTCTTTATCATTCCGTCTTTTCGGTAATATATTAAGTGGTGTTATAATTATGTTTCTTCTTTATCAAGCATTAGGAGCTTTTTCAATAATCGTTGCTCCAGTTTTCCATGCATATTTTGATGTATTTGCAGGTGTTATTCAAACATTTATATTCATTATGTTAACTATGGTATTTATTTCAATGGCTATGGAAGATTAA